CAAGCCGTGGGTAGCGTTTCTCAAGAGACGGCAGGGCCTGCGCAATCTCATCGGTAAAAATGACAGATATCGCCGCCTCCGGCGCCTGGCGGGCATAGCCCGCGCGCGCATCTGGCAGCGCTTCGGCGAAGGGCAAATACGGTTTGATATCGATGACCGGCGTGCCGTCTACCAGATCCAGCCCGCCGAGCGTCAGGATCACGCGGTCTTTTTCGCAGCGGATGCCCTGAAGTTCCACGAGCGACATGCCGACGGGGTTCGGGCGAAAGGTAGAGCGCGTGGCGAAAACGCCCATTCGGGCGTTGCCGCCAAGTCGCGGCGGGCGCACGGTTGGGCGCCAGCCGCCTTCCATCGTCTGATGAAAAACAAATACGACCCAGATATGGCTAAACGCCTCCAGCCCGCGTACGGCATCAGGCTGGTTATACGGCGCGATTAAATGCAGCTCGCCGCGCGCGCTGTTCACCAGTCCTGGCTGGCGCGGCACGGCGAATTTTTCTTTATAGGGCGAGCGAATGACGCCAATTTGCTCAAAGGCAAAGGTGGTCATTTGGTCGGAACGCTAAGGGCTGATCCTACGCAAACGGCCTGGCGGTAGCAGCCCGGCGTGCCGCTGGTCACTTCACAGCTGTGCAGCAGAACGGCGTTCGCTTTCATTTTAGAGGCGTTAATCTGCAGACGCTTACGGGCCGTCGGGATATTCGGCGGAGAGTCCTGGTTAGAGGCCTGGCAGGATTCACCGCTCACTTCGCCCAGATCGCGGAAGGGTTTGCCGACCAGATCGGCCGCGTTGGTGTAGATTTTTACCGGAGCGGGGCGAACCGTTTTCTGACGAACAGGCTCGGATTTTTGCGGCGACGCGGTGCTTTGAACAGGTTCTACAGGGGATCTGCTTAGCACGGAACAGCCGCTCAGGATGAATGCTAAAAGACAGATCGGTAAAGCACGCATAATAATTCCTCGTCGGTGATAAAAACGTGGCTTATTGAATCAGGAGCTTGCAGAAATAACAAGACGGGCTTAAGCCCGTCCTGAAATTATAAACATCAGAAATCAAAACGGCTTACCAGCCTTTGACGGCGCCGCCGTTAAAGACTTTGTTCGCGGCTTCATTCACTTCGTCAGACTGGTAAGCCTGAACGAATTTCTTCACGTTTTCCGCGTCTTTGTTATCTTCGCGGGTCACGATCATGTTCACGTACGGGGAATCTTTGTCTTCCACAAAGATGCCGTCTTTCGCCGGCGTCAGGTTGATCTGGCTGGCGTAGGTAGTGTTGATTACCGCCAGTGCAATCTGATCGTCATCCAGCGAGCGCGGCAGCTGCGGCGCTTCCAGCTCGACAATCTTCAGGTTTTTCGGGTTTTCGGTAATATCCAGCACGGTCGGCAGCAGGCCGATATCGTCTTTCAGCTTGATAAGACCGACTTTCTGCAGCAGCAGCAGGGAGCGGCCCAGGTTGGTCGGATCGTTCGGCACGGCAACCTGCGCGCCCGGTTGCAGCTCATCCAGCGATTTGATTTTGCGAGAGTAACCGGCGATCGGGTAGACAAAGGTGTTGCCGACGGAAACCAGCTTGTAGCCGCGGTCTTTGATCTGCTGATCCAGATACGGTTTGTGCTGGAAGGCGTTGGCGTCGATATCGCCTTTGCTCAGCGCTTCGTTCGGCAGCACGTAGTCGTTAAAGGTCACCAGCTCGACGTCCAGGCCATATTTCTCTTTGGCGACTTTTTTGGCGACTTCAGCAACCTGCTGTTCCGCACCCACAATCACGCCCACTTTAATATGGTTCGGATCTTTTTCTTCCTGACCGCAACCTGCCAGGGCCAGCGTGCCGAGAAGGGCGCCTACTGCCGCAAAGGTTTTAAACTTGAAAGACATAACCATTCCTTAACTGAAAAGTATATTGATGTTGTGTGTAACGTTACTTGTGAGTGACACCCCGGACGATACGATCGCCTGAGAATTGAATTAAATACACCAGTACCACCAGTAAGACTAATACGGTATTCATCACGGTGGCGTTATAGCCGATGTAGCCGTACTGATAGCCGATCTGGCCCAGACCGCCTGCGCCGACCGCGCCGCCCATAGCGGAATAGCCGACAAGCGTAATCAGCGTAATGGTCGCGGCGTTCACCAGGCCCGGCAGGGCTTCAGGCA
This DNA window, taken from Cronobacter universalis NCTC 9529, encodes the following:
- the rcsF gene encoding Rcs stress response system protein RcsF, with the translated sequence MRALPICLLAFILSGCSVLSRSPVEPVQSTASPQKSEPVRQKTVRPAPVKIYTNAADLVGKPFRDLGEVSGESCQASNQDSPPNIPTARKRLQINASKMKANAVLLHSCEVTSGTPGCYRQAVCVGSALSVPTK
- the tsaA gene encoding tRNA (N6-threonylcarbamoyladenosine(37)-N6)-methyltransferase TrmO, with protein sequence MTTFAFEQIGVIRSPYKEKFAVPRQPGLVNSARGELHLIAPYNQPDAVRGLEAFSHIWVVFVFHQTMEGGWRPTVRPPRLGGNARMGVFATRSTFRPNPVGMSLVELQGIRCEKDRVILTLGGLDLVDGTPVIDIKPYLPFAEALPDARAGYARQAPEAAISVIFTDEIAQALPSLEKRYPRLGQFICEVLAQDPRPAYRKEEEAGKSYAVWLLDFNVRWRVTPQGFEVFALEPR
- a CDS encoding MetQ/NlpA family lipoprotein, with product MSFKFKTFAAVGALLGTLALAGCGQEEKDPNHIKVGVIVGAEQQVAEVAKKVAKEKYGLDVELVTFNDYVLPNEALSKGDIDANAFQHKPYLDQQIKDRGYKLVSVGNTFVYPIAGYSRKIKSLDELQPGAQVAVPNDPTNLGRSLLLLQKVGLIKLKDDIGLLPTVLDITENPKNLKIVELEAPQLPRSLDDDQIALAVINTTYASQINLTPAKDGIFVEDKDSPYVNMIVTREDNKDAENVKKFVQAYQSDEVNEAANKVFNGGAVKGW